One region of Vescimonas fastidiosa genomic DNA includes:
- a CDS encoding M50 family metallopeptidase — MSTVVYILIAVLVFGVLIAVHELGHFMAAKACGVRVNEFSVGMGPAICKKQKGETLYALRCLPFGGFCAMEGEDEASSDPRALENKGFWAKLLIFAAGAGMNFLAGLLIILCLNSGVKTMVQPVIGSFADGCPLQETLQVGDRIAAIDGEKIYVYSDLSLLLNLNQTGQYDLTVVRDGKKVELSGVSMECREYTDQNGKAYTGYGLNFTVKKTTLGDRLQMSFANAADFVRMVRLSLQMLVTGQAGVKDISGPVGIVTVITDVGQNSGSTAAAVRNIAYLAAMIAVNLAVMNLLPLPALDGGKIFFLVINALCMLLVHKRIPQKFESYVHIAGFVLLMLLMLAVTFQDVWKIFQ, encoded by the coding sequence ATGTCCACTGTTGTATATATTTTAATCGCGGTGCTGGTGTTCGGCGTGCTCATCGCCGTACACGAGCTGGGGCATTTTATGGCCGCCAAGGCCTGCGGCGTGCGGGTGAATGAGTTCTCCGTCGGCATGGGCCCGGCTATTTGCAAGAAGCAAAAGGGGGAGACTCTGTACGCCCTGCGGTGCCTTCCCTTCGGCGGATTCTGCGCCATGGAGGGGGAGGACGAGGCCTCCAGCGATCCCCGGGCCCTGGAAAACAAGGGCTTTTGGGCGAAGCTGCTGATCTTTGCCGCCGGGGCGGGGATGAATTTCCTTGCGGGCCTGCTTATTATCCTGTGCCTCAATAGCGGCGTGAAAACCATGGTCCAGCCCGTTATCGGGAGCTTTGCCGACGGCTGCCCCCTGCAGGAGACCCTGCAGGTGGGGGACCGCATCGCGGCCATCGACGGGGAAAAAATCTATGTGTACAGCGACCTGTCGCTGCTGCTGAACCTGAACCAAACGGGGCAGTACGACCTGACCGTGGTGCGGGACGGGAAAAAAGTGGAGCTTTCGGGGGTTTCCATGGAGTGCCGGGAGTACACCGACCAAAACGGCAAGGCCTACACCGGCTACGGGCTGAACTTCACCGTGAAGAAGACCACCCTGGGAGACCGGCTGCAAATGAGCTTTGCCAATGCCGCGGACTTCGTGCGCATGGTGCGCCTGTCGCTGCAGATGCTGGTGACGGGCCAGGCCGGGGTCAAGGACATCAGCGGCCCGGTGGGCATTGTGACGGTCATCACCGATGTGGGCCAGAATAGCGGCTCCACCGCCGCCGCCGTGCGGAATATTGCGTATCTGGCGGCTATGATCGCGGTAAACCTGGCGGTAATGAACCTGCTGCCCCTGCCGGCCCTGGACGGGGGGAAGATTTTCTTCCTGGTCATCAACGCCCTGTGTATGCTGCTTGTACACAAGCGTATTCCGCAGAAATTCGAGAGCTATGTCCACATTGCCGGGTTTGTGCTGCTGATGCTGCTGATGCTGGCGGTGACCTTCCAGGATGTGTGGAAAATTTTCCAATAA
- a CDS encoding 1-deoxy-D-xylulose-5-phosphate reductoisomerase, producing the protein MSKCISVLGSTGSIGRQTLQVAEELGLRVAALTAGRQIDLLEQQARQFRPCLAAVYEEAAARELRERLKDLPIQVMSGMEGLLAAAELADADTVVTAVMGSVGLEPTLAAIRKKKRIALANKETLVCAGELVMAEAKKYGAEIVPVDSEHSAIFQSLQGCRDRSEIKRLLLTCSGGPFFGKSFAELEHMTAGDALRHPNWTMGAKITIDSATLMNKGLEIIEAMRLYGLPLSQVEAVIHRQSIVHSLVEFRDGAMLAQLGTPDMKLPIRYALTYPYRAETPDRTLDLLSCGPLTFSAPDETAFPCLRIAKQCAAAGGTACAIMNGANEVAVAQFLRGEIGFNDISRRVEQALSRVAVKYQPSLADILEADRLGREAAG; encoded by the coding sequence ATGAGTAAGTGTATTTCCGTTTTAGGCAGCACCGGCTCCATTGGCCGGCAGACGCTGCAGGTGGCGGAGGAGCTGGGCCTGCGGGTGGCGGCCCTCACCGCCGGAAGACAGATCGATTTATTGGAGCAGCAGGCACGGCAGTTTCGCCCGTGCCTTGCTGCCGTGTATGAGGAGGCGGCGGCCCGGGAGCTGCGGGAGCGACTGAAGGATCTGCCCATCCAGGTCATGAGCGGCATGGAGGGCCTTTTAGCGGCGGCGGAGCTGGCGGATGCCGACACCGTGGTCACGGCGGTCATGGGCAGCGTGGGCCTGGAGCCGACGCTCGCGGCCATCCGAAAGAAAAAGCGTATCGCCCTGGCCAATAAGGAGACCCTGGTGTGCGCCGGGGAGCTGGTGATGGCCGAGGCGAAAAAATACGGCGCGGAGATCGTGCCGGTGGACTCGGAGCATTCGGCTATATTTCAGAGCCTTCAGGGCTGCCGGGACAGAAGCGAAATTAAGCGCCTGCTGCTCACCTGCTCCGGAGGGCCGTTTTTCGGCAAGAGCTTTGCAGAGCTGGAGCATATGACGGCGGGAGACGCCCTGCGCCACCCCAACTGGACCATGGGCGCAAAAATCACCATCGACTCCGCTACCCTGATGAATAAGGGCCTGGAGATCATCGAGGCCATGCGGCTTTACGGGCTGCCTCTTTCTCAGGTGGAGGCGGTGATCCACCGCCAGAGCATTGTGCACTCCCTGGTGGAGTTCCGGGACGGGGCCATGCTGGCCCAGCTGGGTACGCCGGATATGAAGCTGCCCATCCGCTATGCCCTGACCTATCCCTACCGGGCCGAGACCCCGGATAGAACCTTGGACCTGCTCTCCTGCGGGCCCCTGACCTTCAGCGCCCCGGATGAGACGGCCTTTCCCTGCCTGCGCATCGCCAAGCAGTGCGCCGCCGCCGGGGGCACCGCCTGCGCCATTATGAACGGGGCCAATGAAGTGGCCGTGGCGCAGTTTTTGCGGGGTGAGATAGGGTTTAACGATATTTCCCGCCGGGTGGAGCAGGCTCTTTCCCGGGTAGCGGTGAAATATCAGCCGAGCCTTGCGGATATACTGGAGGCAGACCGGTTGGGCCGGGAGGCCGCCGGGTAA